One segment of Streptomyces sp. NA02950 DNA contains the following:
- a CDS encoding MarR family winged helix-turn-helix transcriptional regulator, which produces MEDEVDRLVAAWRRERPDLDVEPLEVLSRVSRLARHLDRARRIAFAEHQLEPWEFDVLTSLRRAGAPYQLSPGQLLTQTLVTSGTMTNRIDRLAKKGLVRREPDPSDRRGVLVRLTAEGRDRADQALAGLLEQEHALLAELSQAQRAELAALLRQLTAPFDNFPG; this is translated from the coding sequence ATGGAGGACGAGGTCGATCGGCTGGTCGCGGCGTGGCGGCGGGAGCGCCCCGACCTCGATGTGGAACCGCTCGAAGTGCTCAGCCGGGTCAGCCGGCTCGCCCGCCATCTGGACCGGGCACGGCGGATCGCCTTCGCCGAGCATCAGCTGGAGCCCTGGGAGTTCGACGTCCTGACCTCGCTGCGCCGGGCCGGGGCCCCGTACCAGCTCTCCCCCGGGCAGTTGCTCACCCAGACCCTGGTGACCTCGGGCACCATGACCAACCGGATCGACCGGCTCGCCAAGAAGGGCCTGGTGCGGCGGGAGCCCGACCCCAGCGACCGGCGCGGAGTGCTGGTCCGGCTCACCGCCGAGGGACGGGACCGCGCGGACCAGGCACTCGCCGGGCTGCTGGAGCAGGAGCACGCCCTCCTCGCCGAACTCTCCCAGGCCCAGCGCGCGGAACTGGCGGCGCTGCTACGCCAGCTGACCGCCCCGTTCGACAATTTCCCCGGCTAG